One part of the Verrucomicrobiota bacterium genome encodes these proteins:
- a CDS encoding DUF1587 domain-containing protein yields MFRPISDSMWKRCLTISLACVLQNATVQAEPGSTLPSLEKVRKAGAIQSSFKKQQTRPHSKGAPEPSLDVFRKEIEPVLKETCYKCHGEKKQKGDFRIDTLNPDLFRGGDVNWWLDVMDVVTNGEMPPEDEEEMTDEDRSTVIEWLTSEIQVASQMRRSEQGHSSFRRMTRYEYNYALQDLLGLSYDFAKDLPPETNSADGFENSSEMLQMSVMQFESYREIGRKALQKATVRGEQPETLYYGITMDEGATQMEIKYFQDLETAKKRNENDPAKLKRALETVEERHDFNPVNTHFKNLHTNKGIKATWRYSGAKQSYSPSLTKLEVPALSPDVLIIPIGKDQTMDLGDFLPDTGILQVRVRASHVSTEKGKFPSLRLQFGNQPSNNSETTVQVDHPDIAIKASPEDPQFYQWEVPLSEYPRNLYRGNTVMGDTPNPTEYLVFQNVTQSLAKGTKADIQIDYLEVTTPYYEQWPPETHTRIFIDSKNKSKELTYATRYNYLERIMRMVTGIDK; encoded by the coding sequence ATGTTCAGACCTATTTCAGATTCCATGTGGAAACGTTGCCTTACTATTTCCCTGGCATGCGTCTTGCAGAATGCCACGGTTCAGGCCGAGCCTGGGTCAACTCTCCCCTCGCTTGAGAAAGTCAGGAAAGCAGGAGCCATACAATCCAGTTTCAAGAAACAACAGACGCGGCCCCACAGCAAGGGAGCTCCGGAGCCTTCGCTGGACGTATTTCGTAAAGAGATTGAGCCGGTGTTGAAGGAGACGTGCTACAAGTGTCACGGCGAGAAGAAGCAGAAAGGTGATTTCCGTATCGATACCTTGAACCCCGATCTTTTCCGCGGGGGTGATGTGAATTGGTGGTTGGACGTCATGGATGTGGTGACCAATGGCGAAATGCCTCCGGAGGACGAAGAAGAGATGACCGACGAAGATCGCAGTACAGTTATTGAATGGCTCACTTCCGAAATCCAGGTGGCTTCCCAGATGCGCCGCAGTGAGCAGGGACACTCGTCCTTTCGCCGCATGACGCGTTACGAATACAACTACGCGCTGCAGGATCTGCTCGGGCTTTCTTACGACTTCGCCAAGGATCTGCCGCCGGAAACGAATTCGGCGGACGGTTTTGAAAATAGCTCGGAGATGCTCCAAATGTCGGTCATGCAGTTTGAGTCCTACCGCGAGATCGGGCGCAAGGCACTCCAGAAAGCCACCGTGCGCGGAGAGCAACCGGAAACGCTTTACTACGGCATCACCATGGACGAGGGTGCCACCCAGATGGAGATCAAATATTTCCAGGATTTGGAAACAGCCAAAAAACGAAATGAGAACGATCCGGCAAAGCTAAAACGAGCTTTGGAAACCGTAGAAGAGAGACATGATTTCAACCCAGTTAACACGCACTTCAAGAATTTGCACACCAACAAAGGCATCAAAGCCACGTGGCGTTACAGCGGTGCCAAGCAGTCTTATTCACCCAGTCTCACCAAACTTGAGGTGCCCGCGCTTTCCCCGGATGTTTTGATCATCCCGATCGGCAAAGACCAGACTATGGATCTGGGCGATTTCCTACCGGACACCGGGATCCTTCAGGTTCGCGTAAGAGCGTCCCATGTCTCAACCGAAAAAGGAAAATTCCCAAGTCTTCGATTACAGTTCGGAAATCAGCCGAGTAATAACTCCGAAACCACCGTGCAGGTCGATCATCCCGATATTGCCATTAAGGCCTCACCAGAGGATCCACAATTTTATCAGTGGGAAGTTCCGCTCAGCGAATATCCCCGCAATTTGTATCGCGGGAATACTGTGATGGGCGACACACCGAACCCCACCGAATATCTCGTATTTCAAAATGTAACTCAAAGCCTGGCCAAGGGTACGAAAGCCGACATACAGATCGACTACCTGGAAGTAACGACTCCCTACTACGAACAATGGCCGCCGGAAACTCATACCCGCATTTTCATCGACAGCAAAAACAAATCGAAGGAGCTCACCTATGCGACACGGTATAATTATTTAGAGCGTATAATGCGTATGGTTACAGGGATTGATAAATAA
- a CDS encoding aldo/keto reductase, whose product MERVRLGESGLSVSPISFGTWQLSPRFWGEQSKDEAMAAMKLAFEKGINFFDTAEAYGDGYAETVLGEVIQELPRDELVIATKVFNRFKPDGSRYPDLSPEHIAERCELSLKRLGVETIDLYFLHLFDPLTPFADIAGVLQELKEQGKVRSLGLSNHSVEQCRAQRRHGPYSVVQPPYSLIDPAGETDLIPYCQSENIGVMIYSPMHKGLLSGKYSGEETFTDFRRNDPDFQGDRFKELCAKVQSLKPIAERYDLTIYQLILAATLMHPSIQVAICGIKTPLQIEEAVGAIGKRLSREDYFAVRNTVGPGSPKPPDASGKKK is encoded by the coding sequence ATGGAGCGCGTAAGATTGGGAGAGAGCGGTCTGTCTGTTTCGCCAATTTCCTTTGGCACCTGGCAGTTGAGCCCGCGGTTTTGGGGAGAGCAATCCAAGGACGAAGCCATGGCGGCGATGAAACTGGCTTTCGAAAAAGGTATCAACTTTTTCGACACAGCTGAGGCCTACGGCGATGGCTACGCCGAAACAGTGCTTGGCGAAGTAATCCAGGAGCTTCCTCGAGACGAGCTGGTTATTGCGACGAAAGTGTTTAATCGCTTCAAGCCGGATGGTTCCCGCTACCCTGACTTGTCGCCCGAGCACATCGCGGAACGATGCGAGTTGTCGTTGAAGCGATTGGGAGTCGAAACCATCGATCTTTACTTCCTCCATCTATTCGATCCATTGACACCGTTTGCCGACATAGCCGGTGTTCTCCAAGAGCTGAAAGAGCAGGGCAAAGTACGGAGTTTAGGTTTGAGTAATCACTCGGTGGAACAATGTCGTGCGCAGCGCAGGCATGGTCCCTATTCCGTCGTACAACCGCCTTATAGCCTAATAGATCCAGCGGGAGAAACGGACTTAATTCCCTACTGCCAATCGGAAAATATCGGTGTGATGATTTACTCGCCCATGCATAAAGGTTTGCTTTCAGGAAAGTACAGCGGCGAGGAGACATTTACCGATTTTCGTAGAAATGATCCCGACTTCCAGGGCGACCGATTCAAGGAATTGTGTGCCAAAGTCCAAAGCCTGAAGCCCATCGCTGAACGTTATGATCTGACGATCTACCAATTGATCCTTGCCGCCACGCTGATGCATCCATCCATTCAAGTGGCCATATGCGGAATCAAAACTCCGCTACAAATCGAGGAAGCTGTTGGAGCCATCGGAAAACGCCTGTCGCGCGAGGATTATTTTGCCGTTCGCAATACCGTCGGCCCCGGCAGTCCGAAACCACCCGATGCCAGTGGCAAAAAGAAGTAG